The sequence ACTGAGCACAAAAACAATGGATGAATAATATAGATGAAGGTCCCTCCAAAGTCAGGGACCTCAGCCACCATTGGGCTGTCTGGGGTCAGGTTCTTTTCTAGAGGGAGAGGATTTTTCTTCTTTAAGGTGTGTGTCTGGGCCCACTCTTGGGAGGCACTGTCTTCTGAATCCCAGTGCCTGAAGATGAAGATTCTGGAAGTGGATTCTCCTTGTCATCAGAGGGGTCCTGTCTGACCCCTGGCAGATTCTTCAAAAACTGAGCTTTTGGCTTCTGAGGCATGTCAATAGATGAAGAGCTGCTCAGAGCAATCTCTTGCACTGCAGTTCTTCTTCTGATGCATTCTCTGCTGTAAATAAAATGGTTCTGGAAGTCCTGGGCAGCTTGGGACACACTTGGGGTAATATCTTTGGACTGAAAAGGTGGTAGGAAATGCAACACAGAGAACATGTCGGGCACAAAGTGGCTTTGGTGAGCCTGAACAACTGTTGGCTGGAGCTGGCTCTGTAAGTGTAATGATTCTTGGAGGCGGTACTGAGGAGTCGTAAACAACAGGGACTGGTCCACAGAGAGTGTAGGTTGACTCAGAGGCCTAGTCAGAGAAGACAAGCGGACAGTAGGCAGGCTGGAACACAGCAAGTGCAGGGGCTGACTAGTAGAAGCCAAGCAGGCAGCAGCCTGGCTAGAATCGGCTTTGGGGCTTAGAACTGTGCTCTTATAAGTGACAAGTGTTACAGGTGGACTGGTCGAATCCAGGGAGAATGTGGGCAGGCTGACAGAGGCACGAAGGCTGAAAGGTAGAGGCTGGGCCACAGGCCATGTGCTATCAGATTGTACCTGCTGGGACAATGGTTCTCGAGTAAACCGTGTCACCCCGTGCTCAGGGGTCACGTACACAGCATCAGATCTTGGGGTGCCAACTATTTTTAAACTTCTGGCAGCTTCAGGTTGATAGGCCCAGGCCTTTCTCCCTTCATCTTGAATGTCACTACCCTGGAGAATgggtcccttcccctctctgtcctgaccctcctcctcctctccctgctcCAGTTGGTTGATGACCATGGTTATTGTGTTGAGTGACTCCCTGAGCAGGTTCGTCGTCGAGCGGCG is a genomic window of Erinaceus europaeus chromosome 15, mEriEur2.1, whole genome shotgun sequence containing:
- the LOC132533095 gene encoding uncharacterized protein LOC132533095, producing the protein MDAAHLAAAETVGTHAFQQVDSEKQVENKRRPCLDRCQHFFWVGVFLDMVGSVVLGMGIFAQVQCSDMLLYLGSIIIFLSLLCWFFWYTGNIEVDPEDVLKKSPFVLSPSIVDTLNPSFSHRFSCTFRDFSATLMRLRQPRQQRQRRSRRSTTNLLRESLNTITMVINQLEQGEEEEGQDREGKGPILQGSDIQDEGRKAWAYQPEAARSLKIVGTPRSDAVYVTPEHGVTRFTREPLSQQVQSDSTWPVAQPLPFSLRASVSLPTFSLDSTSPPVTLVTYKSTVLSPKADSSQAAACLASTSQPLHLLCSSLPTVRLSSLTRPLSQPTLSVDQSLLFTTPQYRLQESLHLQSQLQPTVVQAHQSHFVPDMFSVLHFLPPFQSKDITPSVSQAAQDFQNHFIYSRECIRRRTAVQEIALSSSSSIDMPQKPKAQFLKNLPGVRQDPSDDKENPLPESSSSGTGIQKTVPPKSGPRHTP